A region of the Prochlorococcus marinus XMU1402 genome:
TGATGGTGTATTTGAAACCATATTGATCAAGGAAAACAAACTTGTTCTTTTTGATGAACATCTGAAAAGGTTAGAAAAAAGTAGCAAAATTTTAAATATTAATCTCAAAATAAATAAACTAACTTTGAGACAACTTATTAATGATGGAATTAAAAAATTATCGCTTAAGAATGATCAATTTGCTTCAGTAAGAATAAACTATAGTCGAGGAACTAATGAGGGTCGAAAACTAACAATTGATAGCACTCTAGAGACAAAAGATTTAGATAATTTATGGCTTGAGTTCTATAGAATAAAACCAAATTTCAATCCAATAAGCGTTTTTATTAGTCAAACGGAAAAAAGAAATGAATTCAGTCTTATTAGTAAATGCAAAACATTTTCATATAATCAAGCAATACAAGTTTTGACAGAGGCTAATGAAAAATCATTTGATGATTCTATTCTGTTGAATACGTCAGGCGAACTTTGTTGTGGAAGTACTTTTAATCTTCTAATTAGAAGAAATAATCAATGGATAACACCAAGAAAAGAGAGTGGCTGTTTAGAGGGGATAATGGTTTCTAAAGCTTTAGAATTAAAAATTGTAAAAGAGGAATTAATATCTCCAAAATTTCAAAATGATGACATAGTAATTGCAATAAATAGTTTATCTTGCAGACAAATTAATCAAGTTAATAATTTAAAACTTAAACCTAAATTCGATCCAATTTACTTTTGGGATTTATTATATAATTGAACTTTATTAATATCTGGTAAGTAGACATCGGATACTTTAGTTATATTGTTGTTGACCTTAAATTCAACAATTTTTCCAATAATGATAATTGATGGAGCTAAAAATTCTT
Encoded here:
- a CDS encoding aminotransferase class IV, with translation MIETFGWYKDQWSDINRIFIAANNRGLKFADGVFETILIKENKLVLFDEHLKRLEKSSKILNINLKINKLTLRQLINDGIKKLSLKNDQFASVRINYSRGTNEGRKLTIDSTLETKDLDNLWLEFYRIKPNFNPISVFISQTEKRNEFSLISKCKTFSYNQAIQVLTEANEKSFDDSILLNTSGELCCGSTFNLLIRRNNQWITPRKESGCLEGIMVSKALELKIVKEELISPKFQNDDIVIAINSLSCRQINQVNNLKLKPKFDPIYFWDLLYN